ATGAAAACCCTTTCCTTAAAAAACCTTTCTGAACTCTAACAAGTCATAAAAGCAAATTTTGTCGTTCGAGAAAAGGGAAGAAAAAAAGAATTCGTATCTTTGATATAGTAAAACCATATACCATGAAACACATTACCATCAGCATTCCGGAAAATTTTTACAACACATTTATAGAATTCTTTAAACATATTCCTGAAGCAAAAATTGAAAGTGAAGAAAGTTTTTCTATCCCCGAATGGCACAAAACGGAAACATTAAAACGTATTAAAAATGCCAAACCCGAAAATTTTATTCCATGGGAAAAGGTTAAGAAGAATATCAGATATAAAGTGAGTAAGTAATGTCGTTTGAAATTATTTTTGAGGAGTTAGCGCAATCCGATATTCAACAAGCCATTGATTATTATGACAAGCAACAAATTGGCTTAGGAGAAAAGTTCTGGCTGTCCCTTTCAAAGCACATTGCTTTTATCAGCAAAAATCCTTTCTTTCAAATCAGGTACAGCAATGTTCGATGTTTACCAATGACAAAGTTTCCTTTTATGATACATTTCATTCTGGATGAAAAAGTAAAAACAGTTTATATCATTTCGGTTTTTCATACTTCTCAAAATCCAGATAAATGGTAAAAGAAGTTAGAAGTGAGATGAAAACCCTTTCCTTAAAAAACCTTTCTGAACTTCCTCAAACAGCTAAAGCAATTCTTGAATTTGCTGGTGAGAAAAAGATTTTTTGTTTTTACGGAGAACTTGGCGCAGGAAAAACCACGCTCATTAAAGAACTCTGCAAGCAGCTTGGCGTAACGGATAAAGGAAGCAGTCCTACGTTTGCGCTGGTGAATGAATACAAAATACCAAGCCCCCTCCCAACATCACCCATTGGGGGAGGAGAAAAAACTCAAGTCCTCCCTAATGGGGAGGATTTAGGAGGGGCTTCGGCTGTTTTCCACCTTGACCTTTATCGCCTGAAATCCGAATCCGAAATCTATGGCATCGGCTATGAAGATTATCTCTATAGCGGAAATTATTGCTTCATCGAATGGCCTGAAAAAATGGAGCGCCTGCTTCCCGAAGATTGCCTGCGAGTGAAGATAGAAGTTAAGAATGGTGAAAGAATTATTTCTCTTTCCTGAAATTTTTTTCGTAAATTCGTTTCACAAAACAAGTTAGAAGGTGGCTGATTTTGTTTTTGTTTCAACCTGCAACCTGAAACTTGTAACCTGAAATTTCCTCATGAAACAAAAAGAACATTCTTCAAGAAATATTCCCATCAGCATTTTGCTTCCGCAGGAAGAAATGCTGGAAGTAGCAACAAG
This Bacteroidota bacterium DNA region includes the following protein-coding sequences:
- a CDS encoding tRNA (adenosine(37)-N6)-threonylcarbamoyltransferase complex ATPase subunit type 1 TsaE; translated protein: MKTLSLKNLSELPQTAKAILEFAGEKKIFCFYGELGAGKTTLIKELCKQLGVTDKGSSPTFALVNEYKIPSPLPTSPIGGGEKTQVLPNGEDLGGASAVFHLDLYRLKSESEIYGIGYEDYLYSGNYCFIEWPEKMERLLPEDCLRVKIEVKNGERIISLS
- a CDS encoding addiction module protein, with amino-acid sequence MKHITISIPENFYNTFIEFFKHIPEAKIESEESFSIPEWHKTETLKRIKNAKPENFIPWEKVKKNIRYKVSK
- a CDS encoding type II toxin-antitoxin system RelE/ParE family toxin, which gives rise to MSFEIIFEELAQSDIQQAIDYYDKQQIGLGEKFWLSLSKHIAFISKNPFFQIRYSNVRCLPMTKFPFMIHFILDEKVKTVYIISVFHTSQNPDKW